One window from the genome of Streptomyces sp. NBC_01476 encodes:
- a CDS encoding FAD-dependent oxidoreductase: MTGTHHPIAVIGGGLGGLVLARVLHVNGVTAAVYDLDASPTARAQGGMLDMHEDSGQAALRLAGLHDAFRAAVHTGGEALRILDRHGAVGMEQSDDDSGNHRPEINREDLRRILLDSLPAGTVRWNAKATGARPLGAGRHEVSLADGTTFTTDLLIGADGAWSKIRPLLSDAVPAYTGISFVEAHIRDADTRHPVSAATVGGGMLFALGDEKGILAHRDADGRLHLYYALTVPADWITTNGIDYTDTEATKAHLLDHFAGWAGNLRGLITDAEGPFVPRPIHALPADHHWPRTPGVTLLGDAAHLMSPFAGEGANLAMLDGAELATALLTHPHATEKALTAYEEALFPRSRASAAASAANQPVIFSPDAPKPLLDQMSRYRP; the protein is encoded by the coding sequence ATGACCGGCACCCACCACCCCATCGCCGTCATAGGCGGCGGCCTCGGCGGCCTCGTCCTGGCCCGCGTCCTGCACGTCAACGGCGTCACCGCGGCCGTCTACGACCTCGACGCCTCACCCACCGCCCGCGCCCAGGGCGGCATGCTCGACATGCACGAGGATTCCGGCCAGGCCGCGCTCCGGCTGGCCGGCCTCCACGACGCGTTCCGCGCCGCCGTCCACACCGGCGGCGAAGCCCTGCGCATCCTCGACCGGCACGGCGCCGTGGGGATGGAGCAGAGCGACGACGACAGCGGCAACCACCGCCCCGAGATCAACCGCGAGGACCTCCGCCGTATCCTGCTCGACTCGCTGCCGGCCGGCACCGTCCGCTGGAACGCGAAAGCCACCGGCGCCCGCCCGCTCGGCGCCGGCCGCCACGAGGTCAGCCTCGCCGACGGCACCACCTTCACCACCGACCTGCTGATCGGCGCCGACGGAGCCTGGTCGAAGATACGGCCGCTGCTCTCCGACGCCGTCCCCGCCTACACCGGCATCTCCTTCGTCGAGGCCCATATCCGCGACGCCGACACCCGGCACCCGGTGAGCGCCGCGACCGTCGGCGGCGGCATGCTCTTCGCACTCGGCGACGAGAAGGGCATCCTCGCCCACCGCGACGCCGACGGCCGGCTGCACCTCTACTACGCCCTCACGGTCCCCGCCGACTGGATCACCACCAACGGCATCGACTACACCGACACCGAAGCCACCAAAGCCCATCTGCTCGACCACTTCGCCGGCTGGGCCGGCAACCTCCGCGGCCTCATCACCGACGCCGAGGGCCCTTTCGTCCCCCGCCCCATCCACGCGCTCCCCGCCGACCACCACTGGCCCCGCACCCCCGGCGTCACCCTCCTCGGCGACGCCGCCCACCTGATGTCCCCCTTCGCCGGCGAGGGCGCCAACCTCGCCATGCTCGACGGCGCCGAACTCGCCACCGCCCTCCTCACCCACCCCCACGCCACCGAAAAGGCCCTCACCGCGTACGAGGAAGCCCTCTTCCCCCGCAGCCGCGCCTCCGCCGCCGCGTCCGCCGCCAACCAGCCGGTCATCTTCAGCCCGGACGCCCCCAAGCCGCTGCTTGACCAGATGTCCCGCTACCGCCCCTGA
- a CDS encoding TetR/AcrR family transcriptional regulator, with protein MPTAPDSPRSRRERPAKPALTRAGIIATAVRLMHAEGLRRVTMRRLAQELDTGPASLYVYVRDTAELHAAVLDELLDAVDLTPAGGDWRTRLEAVLTSYIRVLFQHPSLAQSALVARPSGEHYLRLAETLLALLDEGGVPPGRAAWGLDLLLQYATATAAEQATRDRTAGAQEEWDALGKALQDAPPRTHPHLAALGDDLLSGPPEARLSWGFQLLINGIQHTPRPTESRGETP; from the coding sequence ATGCCCACCGCCCCCGACAGCCCGCGCAGCCGCCGCGAACGGCCCGCCAAACCCGCCCTCACCCGGGCCGGCATCATCGCCACCGCCGTCCGGCTCATGCACGCCGAGGGCCTCAGACGCGTCACCATGCGCCGCCTCGCCCAGGAGCTCGACACCGGCCCCGCCTCGCTCTACGTCTACGTCCGCGACACCGCCGAGCTGCACGCCGCGGTCCTCGACGAACTCCTCGACGCGGTCGACCTCACCCCGGCCGGCGGGGACTGGCGCACCCGCCTGGAGGCCGTCCTCACCTCCTACATCCGCGTCCTCTTCCAGCACCCCTCCCTCGCCCAGTCCGCACTCGTCGCCCGCCCGAGCGGCGAGCACTACCTGCGCCTGGCCGAAACCCTGCTCGCCCTCCTCGACGAAGGCGGCGTCCCACCCGGCCGGGCCGCCTGGGGCCTCGACCTGCTCCTCCAGTACGCCACCGCCACCGCCGCGGAACAGGCCACCCGGGACCGTACGGCCGGCGCACAGGAGGAGTGGGACGCCCTCGGCAAAGCCCTGCAGGACGCCCCGCCCCGCACCCACCCGCACCTCGCCGCCCTCGGCGACGACCTCCTGTCGGGCCCGCCCGAGGCCCGCCTGTCCTGGGGCTTCCAGCTGCTCATCAACGGCATCCAGCACACCCCCCGGCCCACAGAATCCCGAGGAGAAACACCATGA
- a CDS encoding HAD family hydrolase yields MQYELVIFDNDGVLVDSEPISNQILADYLTELGHPTTYDDSVRDFMGAAIHRIHDVVRERSGQSLPEGFNEAYHARVFAAFERELAAVDGVGVVLEKLAAAGVPYCLASSGTHERIRVALRTTGLAAYFPEERIFSAQDVGRGKPAPDLFLHAARTLGVAPQRCAVVEDSPLGVQAARAAGMDVFGYTAMTPAAKLLDATALFSTMRDLPGLLLHP; encoded by the coding sequence GTGCAGTACGAACTGGTCATCTTCGACAACGACGGCGTCCTCGTGGACAGCGAGCCGATCTCCAACCAGATCCTCGCGGACTACCTGACGGAGCTGGGCCACCCGACGACGTATGACGACTCGGTCCGCGACTTCATGGGTGCGGCGATTCACCGTATCCACGACGTGGTCCGGGAGCGGTCCGGGCAGAGCCTGCCCGAGGGGTTCAACGAGGCTTATCACGCACGGGTGTTCGCGGCCTTCGAGCGGGAGCTGGCGGCGGTCGACGGCGTGGGGGTGGTCCTGGAGAAGCTGGCCGCCGCGGGGGTGCCGTACTGCCTGGCCTCGTCCGGTACGCATGAGCGGATCCGGGTGGCCCTGCGGACGACCGGGCTCGCCGCCTACTTCCCCGAGGAGCGGATCTTCTCCGCCCAGGACGTCGGCCGCGGCAAGCCGGCACCCGATCTCTTCCTCCATGCCGCCCGCACCCTGGGCGTCGCCCCGCAGCGGTGTGCCGTGGTCGAGGACAGCCCGCTCGGCGTCCAGGCGGCCCGCGCGGCCGGCATGGACGTCTTCGGCTACACCGCGATGACCCCGGCGGCGAAACTCCTCGACGCCACAGCCCTCTTCAGCACCATGCGGGACCTGCCCGGCCTCCTCCTCCACCCGTAG